Sequence from the Sulfoacidibacillus ferrooxidans genome:
GTCGAATGCTCGCAAGGATCTTGATCGACTAATCAAGCAACAACGGAAAGAAGCGGCTATTGCTGACCTGGTCGCGGAGCCTTCTTCTGGCTGGTGGGAGTTTGTTCGAGTCTTCTTGAAGCAAATCAGTCTCGAAACCCTCGTGGCGCTGTCGCCGGACTATGAGTCCCATGAACGGCTCAAAGAGGTCGTCCGAAACACCAGGACGCGCATCGAAGAGTTGCTCAAGCTGGAGCCAGACTTGCCTAAAGCCCTGGAGCGTTTTTCAGACGACCAAGCGGTACGAATTCTGACCATCCACAAGAGCAAAGGTCTTGAGTTCGATTCGGTCATCATCATGGCCGTCGAAAACGAAATCTTCTTTGGCAATCAGGCTGAAAACCGCTGCGCATATTTTGTCGGGGTTTCACGCGCCAAGAGGCGACTAGTTCTTACCCATGCAGATCAGAGGGAGCGCCCTGCTGGCTATACG
This genomic interval carries:
- a CDS encoding 3'-5' exonuclease, with the protein product SNARKDLDRLIKQQRKEAAIADLVAEPSSGWWEFVRVFLKQISLETLVALSPDYESHERLKEVVRNTRTRIEELLKLEPDLPKALERFSDDQAVRILTIHKSKGLEFDSVIIMAVENEIFFGNQAENRCAYFVGVSRAKRRLVLTHADQRERPAGYT